One window of the Nicotiana tabacum cultivar K326 chromosome 4, ASM71507v2, whole genome shotgun sequence genome contains the following:
- the LOC107798566 gene encoding type IV inositol polyphosphate 5-phosphatase 9-like isoform X3, which produces MWLTLAANKILEDRVNDQDSPADAESSVEIQNFTLFVSSWNVGGITPPSDLNFEDLLDTRNELADIYVLGFQEIVPLNAGNIMVTENTSISMQWNSLIRAALNKTAISHQKAEAGENQKVYPLKREGSFTTSATNNSPHDFECIISKQMVGIFITIWARIPLLPYIRHTSVSSVGCGIFGCLGNKGSVSVRFCLQETSFCFVCCHLASGGKEGDKRERNANASQILSRTRFPSDPFHCLPSKILQHDRVIWLGDLNYRIYLPEPTARSLVNDRQWSTLLQNDQLKAELREGCTFEGWNEEEIEFPPTYKYNLDSDDYYGCNDQKGKRGKSRTPAWCDRIIWFGKGLKQRQYNRSECKLSDHRPVRAIFTAEVKVQRQSTEASEKFAKIFDNL; this is translated from the exons ATGTGGCTTACTTTAGCAGCTAACAAGATCCTAGAGGACAGAGTCAACGATCAAGATTCACCAGCTGATGCTGAATCTTCAGTTGAAATTCAAAATTTCAC ATTATTTGTTAGCTCATGGAATGTTGGAGGCATTACACCACCTTCCGACTTAAACTTTGAAGACTTGCTCGACACTCGAAACGAGTTGGCTGACATCTATGTTCTCGG GTTTCAAGAAATCGTACCTCTGAACGCTGGAAATATTATGGTGACAGAGAATACAAGCATATCCATGCAATGGAATTCTCTAATTAGAGCAGCTCTCAACAAGACTGCTATTAGTCATCAGAAGGCAGAGGCGGGAGAAAATCAAAAGGTTTACCCACTAAAAAGAGAGGGTTCCTTCACTACTTCAGCAACTAATAATTCACCACATGATTTTGAATGCATAATCAGCAAACAAATGGTAGGAATTTTTATTACCATATGGGCAAGGATTCCCCTACTTCCCTatatcagacacacaagtgtcTCCTCTGTAGGCTGTGGTATCTTCGGCTGTCTTGGCAACAAG GGTTCAGTTTCGGTTAGATTTTGCTTGCAAGAAACAAGCTTCTGCTTTGTGTGTTGTCATTTGGCTTCTGGTGGAAAAGAAGGAGACAAGAGAGAGCGAAATGCAAATGCCTCCCAAATACTATCACGCACAAGATTTCCTTCCGATCCATTTCACTGTTTGCCCAGCAAAATTTTACAACACGA CAGGGTAATTTGGCTTGGCGACCTGAATTACAGGATTTACTTACCTGAACCCACAGCTAGATCTTTAGTCAATGACCGGCAATGGAGCACATTATTACAAAACGATCAG CTTAAGGCTGAACTAAGAGAAGGCTGTACCTTTGAGGGATGGAATGAGGAAGAAATCGAGTTTCCGCCGACATATAAATATAACTTAGATTCTGATGATTATTATGGCTGCAATGATCAGAAAGGAAAAAGGGGAAAGAGCCGAACCCCAGCTTG GTGTGATAGGATAATATGGTTTGGGAAAGGACTGAAGCAAAGGCAGTATAATAGAAGTGAGTGTAAACTGTCGGACCACAGACCAGTAAGAGCAATTTTCACAGCAGAGGTCAAGGTTCAACGTCAATCTACAGAGGCTTCAgaaaaatttgccaaaatatttgATAACTTGTGA
- the LOC107798566 gene encoding type IV inositol polyphosphate 5-phosphatase 9-like isoform X1 translates to MLNLQLKFKISRIHFSFIFIYNIYKFFYTLPFYLIQLPVPFVFLSKRLFVSSWNVGGITPPSDLNFEDLLDTRNELADIYVLGFQEIVPLNAGNIMVTENTSISMQWNSLIRAALNKTAISHQKAEAGENQKVYPLKREGSFTTSATNNSPHDFECIISKQMVGIFITIWARIPLLPYIRHTSVSSVGCGIFGCLGNKGSVSVRFCLQETSFCFVCCHLASGGKEGDKRERNANASQILSRTRFPSDPFHCLPSKILQHDRVIWLGDLNYRIYLPEPTARSLVNDRQWSTLLQNDQLKAELREGCTFEGWNEEEIEFPPTYKYNLDSDDYYGCNDQKGKRGKSRTPAWCDRIIWFGKGLKQRQYNRSECKLSDHRPVRAIFTAEVKVQRQSTEASEKFAKIFDNL, encoded by the exons ATGCTGAATCTTCAGTTGAAATTCAAAATTTCACGTATacatttctcttttatttttatctataACATTTACAAATTCTTCTATACACTTCCATTTTATCTTATACAGCTTCCTGtcccttttgttttcctttcgAAAAGATTATTTGTTAGCTCATGGAATGTTGGAGGCATTACACCACCTTCCGACTTAAACTTTGAAGACTTGCTCGACACTCGAAACGAGTTGGCTGACATCTATGTTCTCGG GTTTCAAGAAATCGTACCTCTGAACGCTGGAAATATTATGGTGACAGAGAATACAAGCATATCCATGCAATGGAATTCTCTAATTAGAGCAGCTCTCAACAAGACTGCTATTAGTCATCAGAAGGCAGAGGCGGGAGAAAATCAAAAGGTTTACCCACTAAAAAGAGAGGGTTCCTTCACTACTTCAGCAACTAATAATTCACCACATGATTTTGAATGCATAATCAGCAAACAAATGGTAGGAATTTTTATTACCATATGGGCAAGGATTCCCCTACTTCCCTatatcagacacacaagtgtcTCCTCTGTAGGCTGTGGTATCTTCGGCTGTCTTGGCAACAAG GGTTCAGTTTCGGTTAGATTTTGCTTGCAAGAAACAAGCTTCTGCTTTGTGTGTTGTCATTTGGCTTCTGGTGGAAAAGAAGGAGACAAGAGAGAGCGAAATGCAAATGCCTCCCAAATACTATCACGCACAAGATTTCCTTCCGATCCATTTCACTGTTTGCCCAGCAAAATTTTACAACACGA CAGGGTAATTTGGCTTGGCGACCTGAATTACAGGATTTACTTACCTGAACCCACAGCTAGATCTTTAGTCAATGACCGGCAATGGAGCACATTATTACAAAACGATCAG CTTAAGGCTGAACTAAGAGAAGGCTGTACCTTTGAGGGATGGAATGAGGAAGAAATCGAGTTTCCGCCGACATATAAATATAACTTAGATTCTGATGATTATTATGGCTGCAATGATCAGAAAGGAAAAAGGGGAAAGAGCCGAACCCCAGCTTG GTGTGATAGGATAATATGGTTTGGGAAAGGACTGAAGCAAAGGCAGTATAATAGAAGTGAGTGTAAACTGTCGGACCACAGACCAGTAAGAGCAATTTTCACAGCAGAGGTCAAGGTTCAACGTCAATCTACAGAGGCTTCAgaaaaatttgccaaaatatttgATAACTTGTGA
- the LOC107798566 gene encoding type IV inositol polyphosphate 5-phosphatase 9-like isoform X2, whose product MLNLQLKFKISRIHFSFIFIYNIYKFFYTLPFYLIQLPVPFVFLSKRLFVSSWNVGGITPPSDLNFEDLLDTRNELADIYVLGFQEIVPLNAGNIMVTENTSISMQWNSLIRAALNKTAISHQKAEAGENQKVYPLKREGSFTTSATNNSPHDFECIISKQMVGIFITIWARIPLLPYIRHTSVSSVGCGIFGCLGNKGSVSVRFCLQETSFCFVCCHLASGGKEGDKRERNANASQILSRTRFPSDPFHCLPSKILQHEVIWLGDLNYRIYLPEPTARSLVNDRQWSTLLQNDQLKAELREGCTFEGWNEEEIEFPPTYKYNLDSDDYYGCNDQKGKRGKSRTPAWCDRIIWFGKGLKQRQYNRSECKLSDHRPVRAIFTAEVKVQRQSTEASEKFAKIFDNL is encoded by the exons ATGCTGAATCTTCAGTTGAAATTCAAAATTTCACGTATacatttctcttttatttttatctataACATTTACAAATTCTTCTATACACTTCCATTTTATCTTATACAGCTTCCTGtcccttttgttttcctttcgAAAAGATTATTTGTTAGCTCATGGAATGTTGGAGGCATTACACCACCTTCCGACTTAAACTTTGAAGACTTGCTCGACACTCGAAACGAGTTGGCTGACATCTATGTTCTCGG GTTTCAAGAAATCGTACCTCTGAACGCTGGAAATATTATGGTGACAGAGAATACAAGCATATCCATGCAATGGAATTCTCTAATTAGAGCAGCTCTCAACAAGACTGCTATTAGTCATCAGAAGGCAGAGGCGGGAGAAAATCAAAAGGTTTACCCACTAAAAAGAGAGGGTTCCTTCACTACTTCAGCAACTAATAATTCACCACATGATTTTGAATGCATAATCAGCAAACAAATGGTAGGAATTTTTATTACCATATGGGCAAGGATTCCCCTACTTCCCTatatcagacacacaagtgtcTCCTCTGTAGGCTGTGGTATCTTCGGCTGTCTTGGCAACAAG GGTTCAGTTTCGGTTAGATTTTGCTTGCAAGAAACAAGCTTCTGCTTTGTGTGTTGTCATTTGGCTTCTGGTGGAAAAGAAGGAGACAAGAGAGAGCGAAATGCAAATGCCTCCCAAATACTATCACGCACAAGATTTCCTTCCGATCCATTTCACTGTTTGCCCAGCAAAATTTTACAACACGA GGTAATTTGGCTTGGCGACCTGAATTACAGGATTTACTTACCTGAACCCACAGCTAGATCTTTAGTCAATGACCGGCAATGGAGCACATTATTACAAAACGATCAG CTTAAGGCTGAACTAAGAGAAGGCTGTACCTTTGAGGGATGGAATGAGGAAGAAATCGAGTTTCCGCCGACATATAAATATAACTTAGATTCTGATGATTATTATGGCTGCAATGATCAGAAAGGAAAAAGGGGAAAGAGCCGAACCCCAGCTTG GTGTGATAGGATAATATGGTTTGGGAAAGGACTGAAGCAAAGGCAGTATAATAGAAGTGAGTGTAAACTGTCGGACCACAGACCAGTAAGAGCAATTTTCACAGCAGAGGTCAAGGTTCAACGTCAATCTACAGAGGCTTCAgaaaaatttgccaaaatatttgATAACTTGTGA